In one Nicotiana tomentosiformis chromosome 6, ASM39032v3, whole genome shotgun sequence genomic region, the following are encoded:
- the LOC117273271 gene encoding uncharacterized protein, translated as MTSKELDTGIVDPPREVVESVSELKEEVYRLKHQMAEMYQAWVRGHPPPSFPANYSENPAFIPPLSQAQDPITIDLSPQHAPGFTPYHHYPGTSSQTFHAPPAKTTAYPAPTSAPIFVAPPRATLHRYSSEPAFQAPDTQYYVPEPTFKVADPYSHAPRFEPLVETDKPSRNVEQDEMFRKVKSLEQSLKNMQGIGSQVSVAYKDLCLFPDVQLPAGFKMPKFDPYDGHGDPVAHLRGFCSNMRGAGGKDELLMAYFSQSLSGAALEWYTRQDTSRWREQAARVYPPMEEDEMVEYFLQALEPTYFGHLISAIETHMIEIVHKDGEPKNSSKSVMMIRDSESNPVKALDSAKAMSLAIKGVSEKPSALNMKPSVLVVKGPPVDVEANQERQKVVVPGVPGKPVIIVEGARVTPIIIKPVIQLSMVDTKAVPWNYKQVVITYKGKEVEEEINETGGLTRSGRCFAPEELRKTKPSKDGHIPVKKPITEEEAEEFLKKIKMQDYSIVEQLRKTPAQISLLSLLIHSDEHRKALMKILNEAHVPDKIMLKIGTERIHINNVCVRGFDGGGKDSVGDIMLNLSIGPVEFTMEFQVLDVTASYNLLLGRPWIHTAKAIPSSLHQMVKFEWDKQEIVVHGDENLSAYNDTIVPFIEVEDDKGPWVYQMFETVSVGKIPEGECILGPKIPSASVMVANEMLKNGFLPGKGLGSSLQGIVHPVCPRESFGTFGLGFTLTGKDVKKAKILKGKAWSLPKPVPHISNSFYVGFNDMTCMRNFQPNLKSQSNSETTIQEVEGDDETEYDEEAVFEEEEIIKTLFAYKDVFAWSYDDMPGLSTDLVAHKLPTDPTFPPVKQKLRKFKTDMSVKIKEEITKQLEAKVIRVTHYPTWLANVVPVPKKDGKTRVCVDYRDLNKASPKDNFPLPNIHILIDNCAKHEIGSFVDCYAGYHQILMDEEDAEKTAFITPWGTYNLKLNPAKCAFGVPSGKLLGFIVSRRGIELDPSKIKAIQELPPPKNKTEVMSLLGRLNYISRFIAQLTTTCEPIFKLLKKNAAVKWTDECQEAFDKIKNYLLNPPVLVPPEPGRPLILYLTVTDNSFGCVLEILVLGDSDLLVHQIQGEWETRDLKLIPYRQCLHDLCQRFRSVEFRHIPRIHNEIADALATLASMLHHPDEIYVDPLQIQIRDQHAYCNLVEEELDGEPWFHDVKEYIKSGVYPAHATGDQKRTIRRLASGFFLSGGILYKRTPDLGLLRCIDAKQASTIMAEVHSGVCGPHMSGYVLAKKILRAGYYWLTMERDCISFVRKCHQCQVHGDLIHSPPSELHTMSAPWPFVAWGMDVIGPIEPAASNGHRFILVAIDYFTKWVEAVTFKSVTKKAVVVFVHSNIICRFGIPKVIITDNAANLNSHLMKEVCQQFKIMHRNSTPYRPKANGAVEAANKNIKKILRKMVQGSRQWHEKLPFALLGYRTTVRTSIGATPYLLVYGTEAVIPAEVEIPSLRVIVETEIDNDEWVKTRLEQLSLIDEKRLAAVCHGQLYQRRMARAYNKKVRPRKFEVGQLVLKRILPHQTEAKGKFAPNWKGPFIVTKVLPNGALYLTDIKGKCVDMAINSDAVKRYYV; from the exons atgactagcaaagaatTGGACACGGGTATTGTCGACCCGCCAAGGGAGGTTGTAGAATCGGTGTCTGAATTGAAAGAAGAGGTCTACAGGTTAAAGCATCAAATGGCAGAAATGTATCAAGCCTGGGTCAGGGGGCATCCCCCACCTTCATTCCCCGCTAACTACTCGGAAAATCCGGCTTTCATTCCACCACTATCACAAGCCCAAGATCCCATTACCATTGACCTTTCCCCTCAGCACGCACCAGGCTTTACCCCTTATCACCACTACCCTGGCACCTCGTCCCAAACCTTTcatgctccaccagccaaaacaacTGCATACCCTGCTCCGACATCCGCTCCTATTTTCGTAGCCCCTCCGCGAGCTACCCTTCACAGATATTCTAGCGAACCCGCGTTccaagctccagatacccaatattATGTTCCAGAACCAACTTTCAAAGTCGCGGATCCTTATTCCCATGCCCCTCGCTTTGAACCTCTTGTCGAAACTGACAAACCATCCCGGAATGTGGAGCAGGACGAGATGTTCAGGAAAGTGAAGAGCCTAGAgcaatctttgaagaacatgcaagggataggaagccaagtaagtgtggcttacaaggatttatgcttatttCCGGATGTTCAACTGCCCgctgggttcaagatgcccaagtttgacccgtacgatggacatggagatcccgtggcccatttgagaggcttCTGCAGCAATATGAGAGGCGCCGGTGGGAAAGATGAATTATTAATGGCATATTTCAGTCAGAGTCTGAGTGGGGCAGCTTTAgaatggtacacccgccaagacactagcag atggagagaacaagctgcacgagTCTACCCTCCAATGGAggaagatgagatggtcgagtactttcttcaagccctagagcccacttactttggccatttgatctcagccatag agacacatatgatcgagatagttcataaggatggggagcccaaaaactcttccaagtctgtcatgatgatCCGGGATAGCGAAAGTAATCCAGTCAAAGCTCTAGATTCTGCAAAAGCAATGTCCTTGGCAATCAAAGGGGTGTCGGAGAAGCCAAGCGCGCTCAACATGAAGCCTTCTGTATTGGTTGTGAAAGGGCCTCCGGTTGATGTTGAAGCGAACCAGGAGAGGCAAAAGGTGGTCGTGCCAGGGGTCCCGGGCAAgcctgtcataatcgtggaagggGCTCGTGTTACCCCCATTATCATTAAGCCAGTAATCCAGTTATCGATGGTTGACACAAAGGCCGTCCCATGGAATTACAAACAGGTGGTAATAACATACAAAGGGAAAGAAGTAGAAGAAGAAATCAATGAAACCGGAGGACTAACTCGTTCTGGGAGATGTTTTGCCCCAGAAGAACTGAGGAAAACCAAGCCATCCAAGGACGGCCACATCCCAGTAAAAAAGCCGAtcaccgaagaagaggctgaGGAATTCCTGAAAAAGATAaaaatgcaagactattccattgtagaacagttgaggaaaacaccagctcagatctctcttCTGTCTTTGTtgatacattcagatgaacaccgcaaagccctgatgaagattttgaacgaggcccatgttcctgataagatcatg ttgaagattgGCACCGAAAGGATCCACATTAATAATGTATGCGTTCGAGGCTTCgatggaggagggaaagattctGTCGGTGATATAATGCTAAATTTGTCAATAGGGCCGgttgagttcactatggagttccaagtgctagatgtgaCTGCCTCTTATAACTTGTTGTTGGGCAGGCCCTGGATCCACACTGCCAAGGCAATCccgtcttctctgcatcaaatggtaaagttcgaatgggacaaacaggaaatagttgtgcatggtgatgagaacttatctgcttacaatgacacaatcgttccatttattgaagttgaagatgataaagggccttgggtTTACCAAATGTTCGAAACAGTGTCTGTCGGGAAAATTCCCGAAGGAGAATGCATCCTAGGTCCAAAGATACCATCCGCGTCtgtcatggtagcaaatgaaatgttgaagaatggttttcTGCCAGGCAAAGGTCTGGGTTCATCTCTGCAGGGTATTGTGCATCCGGTGTGCCCACGTGAAAGTtttggtacatttggtttgggattcacactcacaGGGAAGGACGTGAAAAAGGCTAAAATTTTGAAAGGAAAGGCATGGTCACTTCCTAAGCCTGTTCCACATATCTCcaa TTCCTTTTATGTtggtttcaatgacatgacatgcatgaggaattttcagccaaatcttaaaagccaatctaattctgaaacaacgatccaagaagtagagggtgatgatgaaacagaataCGATGAAGAGGCGGTATTTGAGGAA gaagaaataatcaaaacactatttgcatacaaagatgtctttgcatggtcgtatgacgacatgCCGGGCTTGAGTACTGATTTGGTAGCTCATAAATTGCCAACCGACCCTACATTCCCTCCtgtcaagcaaaagttaagaaagttcaagactgatatgagtgtgaagattaaagaagaaatcacaaagcaactGGAGGCAAAGGTCATTAGGGTCACTCActatcccacttggttagctaatgtggtaccagtaccaaagaaggatggtaagacgagggtgtgtgttgattatcgtgatctcaacaaggcaagtccaaaagataactttccattgccgaaTATCCACATTCTGATTGATAATTGTGCCAAGCACGAGATCGGGTCTTTCGTGGATTGTtatgcgggatatcatcagatcctgATGGACGAGGAAGACGCAGAAAAGACAGCATTCATCACGCCATGGGGGAC gtacaacctcaagctcaatccggcgaaatgtgcatttggtgttCCGTCGGGGAAACTGttgggattcatagtcagtcgaCGCGGCATCGAGTTGGATCCGTCAAAGATTAAGGCCATCCAAGAACTACCACCACCAAAGAATAAAACTGAGGTGATGAGCCTGCTCGGgaggttaaactacatcagcaggtttattgctcaactcacgacgacttgtgagcccatatttaagttACTAAAGAAAAATGCTGCGGTTAAGTGGACTGATGAGTGtcaggaagcatttgataagatcaagaatTACCTGCTGAACCCCCCTgtgttggtcccgccagaacctgggagacctttaaTCCTCTATTTGACAGTCAcggataattcttttggttgtgtgttgg aaatattggttttgggagaCTCAGATTTGCtggttcaccagattcagggagaatgggaAACCCGTgatttgaagctcataccgtatcgacaatgtctgcatgatctttgtcaacgattcaggtcggtagagttcaggcatattcccaggattcataatgagattgcCGACGCCTTGGCTACTCTGGCATCAATGTTACACCATCCGGATGAGATTTATGTCGACCCTCTGCAAATCCAAATCCGTGATCAGCATGCCTATTGCAATTTGGTTGAGGAGGAACTTGATGGTGAGCCTTGGTTCCATGATGTCAAGGAATACATCAAATCAGGGGTATATCCGGCACATGCCACAGgcgatcaaaagagaaccattcgacgtctggctagtggatttttcttaagtgggggaatattgtacaagagaactccagatctaggattactaaggtgtatagatgctaaacaagcctcgactatcatggccgaagtgcattccggggtttgcgggccacatatgagtgggtacgtcttggcgaagaagattcttcgagcaggttattattggctcaccatggaacgtgattgcatcagctttgttcgcaaatgtcatcaatgccaggtgcacggtgatttgattcattccccgccATCTGAGCTGCACACAATGTCGGCACCTTGGCCCTttgttgcttggggcatggatgtcattggaccaattgagccggcagcgtcaaacgggcataggtttattctggtggccattgattactttaccaagtgggtcgaagctgtaactttcaagtccgtgaccaagaaggcAGTGGTAGtttttgttcattcaaacatcatttgccggtttggaattcccaaggtaatcatcacagataatgctgctaacctcaacagtcatttgatgaaagaggtatgccaacagttcaagattatgcatcgaaactccactccatatcgtcctaaggcaaacggagctgttgaggctgctaacaagaacataaagaagatacttcgtaaAATGGTGCAAGGTTcgaggcaatggcatgaaaagttaccaTTTGCTTTGCTAGGTTATCGCACTACTGTCCGCACTTCAATAGGTGCAACCCCCTATTTGCTAGTATATGGAACCGAGGCAGTGATACCTGCggaagttgagattccatccctGCGGGTCATTGTTGAAACTGAAATTGATAatgatgagtgggtcaaaactcggctagagcaattgagtttgattgatgaaaaaagatTGGCAGCAGTATGCCATGGTCAACTGTATCAGAGaagaatggcaagagcatacaacaagaaggtgcgtccCCGAAAATTTGAGGTGGGTCAGctggtattgaaacgcatcctCCCACATCAGactgaagctaaaggcaagttcgccccaaactggaagggtccgttcattgtgacaaaggtgttgcccaatggtgctttgtatttaacagacataaaaggtaaatgtgtggatatggctatcaattctgatgcagtcaagagatattatgtatga